AAGGAGAAATCAGGAGCCATATCTCCTTGTTGGCAAGCTTGCTGGATGATGCCAGAGCTGTGTAATTCCTCAGTTGCTTCCTTCATTCTGGCTTTAATGGTTGCAGAGAGGTTAGCAAAGACGGCTTGAGATCTGTTTTCTAGATCTTCAGTTAAACCCATAAATATCCCTTGATTAGTTCACTATCTTGTCTAGAATACTGCTTGAAAATTAATCTACGGTGAGAAATTCTAGGAGGCGGGTTTCAAACCCGCCCCTACAACCGTGGCTCATTGCTATAGTAGGAATATTGGTGCGAAGGGCCTTCGCTCCTACAGCATATCTATATCTCATTGGAAACTCCCTCTCCTATGTTGCAAGCGGAACAAGTGTTATCCGTTCAATCAACGTCTTCCCAACCCCTAGAATATCAGCTACACCGGAAATTGGGACGGACGGCGGCAGGTCGTCAAACTTGGTTGGCTACGGATTTAACCAGTAATGAATCGGTAACCCTGAAGTTGTTGGCGTTTAATCCTCAGATGCAATGGGATGAGCTGAAGTTGTTTGAACGGGAAGCGCAGGTGCTGCAAGCGCTCGATCATGCTTGTATTCCGAAATATCGGGATTATTTTTCTCTGGATCAAGAGATGGGGGGAGGGGTTCCTTGGTTTGGGTTGGTGCAGGAGTATATTCCGGGTGCATCGTTGCAGGAGCGGTTGGAGAATGGGGGGCGTTTTGCGGAGGAGGAGGTGAAGGATATTGCGGCTTCTGTGTTGAAAATCCTGATCTATTTACATCGCTTGAGTCCCCCGGTGCTGCATCGGGATATTAAGCCGAGTAATATTATTTTGGGTGAGGATGGGCAGGTTTACTTAGTCGATTTTGGGGCGGTGCAATCGCAAGCGGCGGTGACTGGGGTGACGTTTACGGTGGTAGGAACGAGTGGTTATGCACCGTTGGAGCAGTTTTGGGGGCGTGCGGTTGCGGCTTCAGATCTCTATGCATTAGGCGCGACGTTGATTCATGTGGTGACTGGGGTTCCGCCGATCGATCTGCCCCATCGAGACAATCGAATTCAATTTCGCGATCGCTCGACACTCAATCCCTATTTCATCACCTGGATCGAGAAAATGACCGATCCAGCCCTAGAAAAGCGGTTTAGCAGCGCTCAGGAAGCCTTCAATCAACTCTATACCCAACCGGTGGAGATCTCCACCACCCAGAGCGCTAAGTTTGGCCATGTCCCAAAACCGGACAACACCCTGATTGACATTTGGCGATCGCCCACTTCGCTAAAATTAGAAATACCTCCTAGATTTGAGCGCAATACCTTCAGAACCCTTGCCCTCATCTTAGCCAGCTTGATGATTACCCGGACGATGTTTATGGGCGTTCTCAGACTTCTTCACAATCCCTTGATTTTGCTCGTTGTGTTTTTAACCATTGTTGTCCTAATCTTGTTATTTTCAGCGACTGAAACCCAAGTCACGTTTGAGAAAGAGGAGTTTACCATCGAAAGGAAGTTATTTGGTTGGAGCTACCTAACCCAAACCGGTTTATCCGAACAGTTAATGGGGGTCTTTATTCACCATGAACACTATGGCACCCTGGTAAAACTCCATTGCCACAATTATACTGGAGAATACACTTATGGAATTGCTCCTGGTATAAGACCCAATGAAGCCGCTTGGGTTACCCATGAAATCCAAGACTGGCTCTATTCTCAGTCGGATGATACTTAATTTGATGACGAGGGGATAGGGAATAGGGAATAGGGAATAGGGAATAGGGGATAGGGGATAGGGAATAGGGAATAGGGAATAGGGAATAGGGAATAGGGAATAGGGAATAGGGAACACAACAGCGAGCAAGATGTTCGCACTCCTCACTTTAATCGAATTCACAAAATTCTCACAATTATCATCTAGCTTAGAAAGTAAGCAAAAACAGCTTCAAGTCTTGACATACAAAGGCTAGGTTAGAATAGTAATCGAGAGAGGTTCATCGCTATCCCTCTTCTATGGAGGACACCTTGATGCGTTATATGTCTAAAAGATTGACCTATGAAGAATTGGAGCAGAGGGTTCAGGAGCTGGAGGCAAGCCAAACGCTCCGAGAACAAAGCCGTATTGGCCAATCGATCGACAGCATACAAGCCGGGGTAGTGGTTCATGGGAAGAATGGAACCGTAATTAAAAGTAATACGACAGCGCAAATCATGCTTGGCTTAACACGCGAGCAGATGCTTGGAAAGGAATTGACCGATACTGCTTGGACATTTTTGCGGGAGGACGGCAGCCCGATGCCGGTTGAAGAATATCCTGTGTCGCGGGTTCTTAAGACGAAAAAACCCGTCCACAACCTGGTGGTGGGCATTCAGCAAAGCGACAAAGCCGAACCGATGTGGGTTCTCGATACAGCAATCCCGGAGTTTGATGAAAACGGACACCTCAGCCAAATTGTCACCACCTTTATGGACATTAGCGCACTTAAAAAAAGTGAGGAACGATATCGGAACTTGTTCGAGAATATGATGCACGAGGTACATCTCTGGAAGCTCGTTCGTGATGAACAAGGTGCGATTAAGACCTGGAGATTGGTAGAGGTCAATCCTGCTGCTCTCAAAGCCTGGGGCAAAACCCGTCCTGAAATTATCGGCAAAACCACCAATGAAATCTTCTCTTATGATGCAACGGAGCAGTTCATGCCCATTGTGAAAAAGATTTTTTCAGAAGGTACACCCTACACATGGGAAGCCTATTTCCCACCAACGGGTCAGTTCTACCACATGACCAGTGTTTCATTTGGGGAATATTTCATAAGTACCGGGACAGACATCACCGACCGCAAACAAATCGAAGATGCTTTGAGAGAAAGTGAAGAACGCCACCGATTATTCTATAATCCATCCTTCGGCGGCAGTATCATTCACGATCGAGGACGTATTCTTGATTTTTCAAAAGGCGTAATCAATATTACAGGGTATTCCTATGACGAACTGGTCGGCATGGATGGCCTTCTTCTCATTGCACCGGACTGGCGTGACTTGGTGATGGACAAGATCATCTCAGGATCTGAAGAGTCGTATGAGGTGGAAGGTATCCGAAAGGATGGCACAATTTTTCCGTTGCGACTTCATGCAAAGGCTATTCAATATCATGGTAAGCCAGCTCGGGTCGTCGAGTTTCGTGATATTTCTGACATCAAAAAAGCAGAGCAAGCATTAAAGAAAAGCGAACGTTTATTGCGTAATGTCATTGACACTTCAACTGATTATATCTTTGTCAAAGACAAGGAGTTAAAGACAATCTTATGCAATCGAAAATTTGCTCAAGGAGTTAATAAAGAACCGTCTGAGTTGATTGGCAAAACCGATCTGGAGAACGGTTGGGATGCTGAACTGCTGGAAGGCAACCCCGACAAAGAAATCATAGGATACCATCAATACGATCTAGAAGTATTAAGCGGAAAGATTGTTCAAAACACGATTACAGCAATCGTTTCTGGTGAAACTCGTTTTTTGCATAGTGTAAAAATCCCGCTCAAAGATGAGAACAATCAAATATTTGGTGTCCTTGGAATAAACAGAGATGTTACCGAACAAAAAAAAGTTGAACAAGCTCTCAAAGCAAGCGAAGAACAGTTCCGCACCCTCGTTAATGAAAGCCCATTCCCGGTTGTTGTTTTAGATGCGGCGGGTGAAAATATTTTACATTGGAGTAAAAGCGCACAAGAACTGTTTGGACATCAGCCCCAAACGCCTGCCGAATGGTTTTCCCTGGCTTATCCCGATCCCCAATACCGCCAGGAGGTAATGGATCGCTCGCAGCCGTATCTAGAAAGAATGCAACACTCGACAACCGCCGTGAATACTGGTGAATATCATATTACCTGCCGGGATGGGTCTGTCAAAATATGCGAGATCTACGCGCAATTGATTTCTGGCCACCTTGTGTTGACCAATAATGATATTACCGATCGCAAACAGGCTGAAGCAGAAATTCATGCCGCTAGGGAGTTTCTGAATACGCTGATTGATTTAAGTATGTTCGGGATGTGGATATCCGATCGCGACGGGACAGTCATCCAGGTCAACCGTATTGTATGTGAAACCCTGAATATACCGGACGATCAGATTGTCGGCACATATAACGTTTTTCAGGACGATAACCTGAAAGCGCAAGGTGTGATGCCGAAAGTGCAGTCTGTTTTCGAGACGCATCAACCAGCGCATTTTACGATTTTTTGGCAAGGGACAAAGATTAATGATATTGCTTTTCAAGCAGCACGGGATATGTATATCGATGTCTATATGTTCCCGATCATGGACTCACAAGGAAAGTTGAAAAATGTCGTCTGTCAATGGGTAGACATTAGCGAACTCAAAAATGCGGAAAACCAACTGCGTGAAATGGTTGAATTTGATGCCTTAACGCAAGTTTATTCAAGACAGCATTTATTAGATTTAGCCGAAAGAATGTTTATGCGTATCAAGCAAGGCCAAACTTCGCTTGTATGTATGATGTTCGATATCGATCACTTTAAATCCATCAACGATCGATATGGACACAAGACTGGTGATATTGCATTAATCGCTTTTTCAGAAATTATCTCTAAGAATATTAGGTGCAATGATATATTCGGAAGGCTGGGTGGAGAAGAATTTTTGGCAGTCATTCCAGAAATTTCATTAGAAGCGGGTCAGAAATTAGCTGAACGAATAAGAATTGAAGTTGAAAAAACACCAATTATGGCGGGTGTAGACTGCATAACCATGACAGTGAGTATTGGTATATCAATGTACAAAAAAGCTAAGAATTTTGCTACATTTGGTGAACTCATAGAACTTTCTGATAAGGCTCTCTACGAAGCGAAGAATAGTGGTAGAAATCGTGTTTGCGTTGATAATACATAATCATTAGATATAGCTAGTCTAAAAGTTTTTTTAAGTCTTCTGTCGCAAAACTTACTCTGCTAGAAAGCGATCGCCCCTAAAATACGGACTGGTTGTGCAACTGAAGGGTTAAGTTACCGATTTTATGCCCTGTGCTAAGGCTCTCCAGTATTATATTCTGATCGTGGTATCATAGAATGAAAAATCAAAATCAATCAGAAACCTGGTGGCATTCAATGAGACAGCGCTTCCCCTGGAACCCTTTAACTCATTAGGATTTTCTCGCCCGTTAATACTTATCTTTGCTGAAGCTATGGGGGAGATTCCGAACTCAGAGGAGTTAGGAGAATTTAGTGAGTCTGAAGAATTTCAGTCTGCCTGGGTCATTCTCACTATCATATGGGGAATTGTACATCTAACCGATCTTAGTTGTACGTTGAATTCGCTTATTGATTGTTAAACGATTCTTTCCTGAATTAATTGACGCAATGCTTGTTCTGCTGCGATTTCATCTTCTTGGGCTTGCTGTAAAAAATGATATAAATCTGCTTTTTCGACGAGAGGAAAGGTCGGCGATCGCTCCCATTCCTGATACACTGTTCCTTGCAGTCGGTAAATGCGCCATTTTTGCCCATCGTAGCGCCAAAATTCCGGCACTCCCAGAGCCGCATACAGTTGATTTTTATCCATATCTGTGTGGGTAATATCGACTTCAACGACTAAATCTGGGGGCGGATCTTGCTGTAAATCAACCCTGCGACCCGCAACTTGAGGTTGATTTTGGATATAGTAGGCGTTATCGGGTTCTGCACCGCGATCCAAGTCTGGACGAGCTAAAGTGGTCGAGCGCATAGATTTGAGCTTCAATCCCATGGCTGCGACTAGCACGCGAATAAAGACCCCAATCAACTCAGCCGCAAATTCATGGTCTTCTAGGGGCATAATGAATTCTAGCGTTCCGCGATCGTAAATCAGCCGTACTGCGCGACTTTCCGGTAAGCCCTGGAGAATCTGTTGATAGTTTTCCCACGCTAATCCATGCAGCGCCAATCGCTGTTCTCCCAGCGTTTTCTGTTGGTGGGTCGCAATTCCAGAAATCATCTATCTCTTTGACCACTGACTGATTTTAGTTTATATCAAATCCAAAATTCTTACCCTGGAACAGCAGGTATATCTCGGAGTAAGTCAGGTTCGTTATGTACAAAGGTAATTTGCAATGTCCCGACTAGCTCTTGCTCTTTCAGGGTTGAGTCATGGGCAAGCATAAGCTGCTCTAAACTCTCTTGGCTCAACTGCAAACCTGTCTCCTGTAGCGTTGCAGCGAGTCTGTTTAAATTAGCGATCGGAACTTGGAAATTGATGCAAATCAGGAGATTTGAGTAGAGGTGAAAGTTGGTAATCCAAGCTCCCGCTTGATTAATTGCCTCACTTACACGATAGGTCATCCCAATTCGTTCTGCTCTCGTAAATCCATCCAGGCGTAGGAACCGTTGCATAAACAAAACTAGCCTCCAATGTGAACCAGCTACAATATAGCGAGAATGAGTTAGACATCAGAAAAGTTGTTGCAAAACTTACTCTGCTAGAAAGCGATCGCGCCCAATTATGAACCCGCTACTCTACAACTTCCATATCTTCAGCTACCTACTTAAACTCTGAAGGGCATAGCTAAACTCAAAGAGGGAAATCACATGAAAAATCGAAATCAAGCGGACACTTGGTGGTATTCAATGAGACGGCGATTCCCCTGGAAGCAGTTCATCATTGGAGGGCTGATTCCAATTGGAATCTTTTATCTATTTCATCGTTTTGAGAAGCCTTTGATTGGTGCTTTTTTAGCGGCTGGCTGGGCTGTTGGAGTAGCTGCAATCACTCATTTAGCATTTAAGAAAATCAATCTCTTTGCCGTATTATCTATCCCTTTAACTCTGATTGAAATCGTGGGCATAATAGTTACACTTAATCCAGACTTTTATCTGGCTACAGCAGCGATCGATCATACGCTTTGGGGATTGATTTTTCTTGGCTCATTAGGATTTTCTCGCCCCTTAATACTTGTCTTTGCTGAAGCTATGGGGGAAATTCCGAAATCACAGGAGTTAGGGGAATTTAGGCAGTCTGAAGAATTTCAGTCTGCCTGGGTCATTCTCACTATCATATGGGCAATTGTACATCTAATGGCGGCAGTATTCTTAATTTTCTCCCAAATTTGGTTGCCACTGGAAATTTTTCTAATTATGCGTACAGCTTTTAGCACTCCTTTGTTGGCAGTGCTAGTAGCCTTTAGTTTTTGGTTTCCAAGATGGTATTGGAACCGATCTTAGTTGTACGTTGAACGCCCTTTCAAGGGGACTGCTATAGTTCCTCTGGATCATGTGAATCTTGGGTAGCAGCGAGGGAGATCGGAGATGCTCCATTCTGGAACGGCTCCTGTGGATCTGGAAATTCTCAGCTATTGAGGCCCCCGATCGCCCCTAAAATAGGGACTGATTGTTAAGTTACCGCTTTTATGTCCCGTTCTAAGGCTCTTCAGTATTATATTCTGACCCGTGTGCTGTTGGCTCCCCTGATGTTGTGGCTGATTGTCACCCTGGTTTTCCTACTATTAAGGGCGACTCCGGGCGATCCGGTAGATGCCATTTATGGAGCCAGAGCATCCGCAGAGGCGAAGGCACAGCTACGACAACAATTGGGGTTAGATTTACCCTTGGGGTTGCAATACCTGAATTATTTGGGCAGTTTGTTGCAGTTGGATTTAGGCACATCCTTAACCAGTCGCGGACAAACGGTTTGGGATATCATTGGCTTGCATTTTCCGGCGACGATGGAGTTGGCGGTGTGCAGTATGGCGGTGGCGCTGGCGATCGGGATTACGATTGGGACGTTGGCAGCTTCTCGCCCCCATACACCTTTGGATGTGGGGGCGCGGTTGTTTAGCATTATTACTTATTCTGTGCCGCCGTTTTGGGCGGGGATGTTGTTGCAGTTAATTTTTGCGGTAGAACTGCAATGGTTTCCCCTGGGCACTCGCTTTGCTCTGGGGGAAACGCCTCCCCAGGGGCCAACGGGACTTTATGTGATAGATAGTTTGTTAACGGGGAATTTGGGCCAGCTTTGGGTGGCGATTCATCATTTGGCCCTGCCGTCTTTGACGTTGGGGTTGTTGCTTAGTGGGATTTTTGAGCGCATTGTGCGGGTGAATTTGCAACAAACTCTGAAGGCGGATTATGTGGAGGCAGCTAAGGCAAGGGGAATTCCGGAGTTGAGGATTTTGTTGGCCCATGCCCTGAAAAATGCCCTGATTCCGGTGATTACGATTTTGGGCTTGACCCTGGCAGCGCTGTTGGGGGGAACGGTGTTGACGGAGGTGACGTTTTCTTGGCCGGGTTTGGGGAATCGGTTGTATGAGGCGATTAGCTTACGCGACTACACTACCGTTCAGGGGGTTGTGGTCTTCTTCGCGTCTATTGTGGTGATGGCCAGTATTGCGATCGATATTTTGAATGCTTATGTCGATCCCCGGATTCGCT
The sequence above is a segment of the Roseofilum capinflatum BLCC-M114 genome. Coding sequences within it:
- a CDS encoding ABC transporter permease, whose product is MSRSKALQYYILTRVLLAPLMLWLIVTLVFLLLRATPGDPVDAIYGARASAEAKAQLRQQLGLDLPLGLQYLNYLGSLLQLDLGTSLTSRGQTVWDIIGLHFPATMELAVCSMAVALAIGITIGTLAASRPHTPLDVGARLFSIITYSVPPFWAGMLLQLIFAVELQWFPLGTRFALGETPPQGPTGLYVIDSLLTGNLGQLWVAIHHLALPSLTLGLLLSGIFERIVRVNLQQTLKADYVEAAKARGIPELRILLAHALKNALIPVITILGLTLAALLGGTVLTEVTFSWPGLGNRLYEAISLRDYTTVQGVVVFFASIVVMASIAIDILNAYVDPRIRY
- a CDS encoding serine/threonine protein kinase: MLQAEQVLSVQSTSSQPLEYQLHRKLGRTAAGRQTWLATDLTSNESVTLKLLAFNPQMQWDELKLFEREAQVLQALDHACIPKYRDYFSLDQEMGGGVPWFGLVQEYIPGASLQERLENGGRFAEEEVKDIAASVLKILIYLHRLSPPVLHRDIKPSNIILGEDGQVYLVDFGAVQSQAAVTGVTFTVVGTSGYAPLEQFWGRAVAASDLYALGATLIHVVTGVPPIDLPHRDNRIQFRDRSTLNPYFITWIEKMTDPALEKRFSSAQEAFNQLYTQPVEISTTQSAKFGHVPKPDNTLIDIWRSPTSLKLEIPPRFERNTFRTLALILASLMITRTMFMGVLRLLHNPLILLVVFLTIVVLILLFSATETQVTFEKEEFTIERKLFGWSYLTQTGLSEQLMGVFIHHEHYGTLVKLHCHNYTGEYTYGIAPGIRPNEAAWVTHEIQDWLYSQSDDT
- a CDS encoding sensor domain-containing diguanylate cyclase, with translation MEDTLMRYMSKRLTYEELEQRVQELEASQTLREQSRIGQSIDSIQAGVVVHGKNGTVIKSNTTAQIMLGLTREQMLGKELTDTAWTFLREDGSPMPVEEYPVSRVLKTKKPVHNLVVGIQQSDKAEPMWVLDTAIPEFDENGHLSQIVTTFMDISALKKSEERYRNLFENMMHEVHLWKLVRDEQGAIKTWRLVEVNPAALKAWGKTRPEIIGKTTNEIFSYDATEQFMPIVKKIFSEGTPYTWEAYFPPTGQFYHMTSVSFGEYFISTGTDITDRKQIEDALRESEERHRLFYNPSFGGSIIHDRGRILDFSKGVINITGYSYDELVGMDGLLLIAPDWRDLVMDKIISGSEESYEVEGIRKDGTIFPLRLHAKAIQYHGKPARVVEFRDISDIKKAEQALKKSERLLRNVIDTSTDYIFVKDKELKTILCNRKFAQGVNKEPSELIGKTDLENGWDAELLEGNPDKEIIGYHQYDLEVLSGKIVQNTITAIVSGETRFLHSVKIPLKDENNQIFGVLGINRDVTEQKKVEQALKASEEQFRTLVNESPFPVVVLDAAGENILHWSKSAQELFGHQPQTPAEWFSLAYPDPQYRQEVMDRSQPYLERMQHSTTAVNTGEYHITCRDGSVKICEIYAQLISGHLVLTNNDITDRKQAEAEIHAAREFLNTLIDLSMFGMWISDRDGTVIQVNRIVCETLNIPDDQIVGTYNVFQDDNLKAQGVMPKVQSVFETHQPAHFTIFWQGTKINDIAFQAARDMYIDVYMFPIMDSQGKLKNVVCQWVDISELKNAENQLREMVEFDALTQVYSRQHLLDLAERMFMRIKQGQTSLVCMMFDIDHFKSINDRYGHKTGDIALIAFSEIISKNIRCNDIFGRLGGEEFLAVIPEISLEAGQKLAERIRIEVEKTPIMAGVDCITMTVSIGISMYKKAKNFATFGELIELSDKALYEAKNSGRNRVCVDNT
- a CDS encoding Uma2 family endonuclease — translated: MISGIATHQQKTLGEQRLALHGLAWENYQQILQGLPESRAVRLIYDRGTLEFIMPLEDHEFAAELIGVFIRVLVAAMGLKLKSMRSTTLARPDLDRGAEPDNAYYIQNQPQVAGRRVDLQQDPPPDLVVEVDITHTDMDKNQLYAALGVPEFWRYDGQKWRIYRLQGTVYQEWERSPTFPLVEKADLYHFLQQAQEDEIAAEQALRQLIQERIV
- a CDS encoding VC0807 family protein, which encodes MKNRNQADTWWYSMRRRFPWKQFIIGGLIPIGIFYLFHRFEKPLIGAFLAAGWAVGVAAITHLAFKKINLFAVLSIPLTLIEIVGIIVTLNPDFYLATAAIDHTLWGLIFLGSLGFSRPLILVFAEAMGEIPKSQELGEFRQSEEFQSAWVILTIIWAIVHLMAAVFLIFSQIWLPLEIFLIMRTAFSTPLLAVLVAFSFWFPRWYWNRS